The proteins below come from a single Streptomyces tubercidicus genomic window:
- a CDS encoding glucosyl-3-phosphoglycerate synthase — translation MLEEVEGWLSSHSWSAADRPLGQLLEAKRQTGRTVSVVLPALDEEATVGAIVAVIRAELMTGAVPLVDELVVLDSGSTDRTAEVAAAAGARVVPRDSVLPRLPALPGKGEVLWRSLLATTGDLICFIDADLREFSAAFVSGIIGPLLTDPDIQFVKAMYDRPLETAGEGAGAGQGGRVTELVARPLLNLHWPQLAGFVQPLGGEYAARRSLLERLPFPVGYGVELGLLVDALHTVGLDALAQVDVGVRKHRHQDGQALGRMAAAIYRTAQLRLTRGHLVRPRLTQFDRGTEGFVPRTTDVDTEERPPMAEIPEYAKRRAA, via the coding sequence GTGCTGGAAGAGGTCGAGGGCTGGCTGAGCAGCCATTCCTGGTCCGCCGCTGACCGCCCGCTGGGACAGCTGCTGGAAGCGAAGCGCCAGACGGGCCGTACGGTCAGCGTGGTGCTGCCCGCGCTCGACGAGGAGGCCACGGTCGGGGCGATCGTGGCGGTGATCCGTGCCGAGCTGATGACCGGGGCCGTCCCGCTCGTCGACGAGCTGGTGGTGCTGGACTCCGGCTCCACCGACCGGACCGCCGAGGTCGCGGCGGCGGCCGGCGCCCGGGTCGTGCCCCGCGACAGCGTGCTGCCCCGGCTGCCCGCGCTGCCCGGTAAGGGCGAGGTGCTCTGGCGCTCCCTCCTGGCCACGACCGGCGACCTGATCTGCTTCATCGACGCCGACCTGCGCGAATTCTCCGCCGCCTTCGTCTCCGGGATCATCGGCCCGCTGCTGACCGATCCGGACATCCAGTTCGTGAAGGCGATGTACGACCGCCCGCTGGAGACCGCCGGCGAGGGCGCCGGGGCCGGCCAGGGCGGCCGGGTGACCGAGCTGGTCGCCCGCCCCCTCCTCAATCTCCACTGGCCGCAGCTGGCCGGTTTCGTCCAGCCCCTGGGCGGCGAGTACGCGGCCCGCCGCTCCCTCCTGGAGCGGCTGCCGTTCCCGGTCGGCTACGGGGTGGAGCTCGGCCTGCTCGTCGACGCCCTGCACACCGTCGGCCTCGACGCCCTCGCCCAGGTGGACGTCGGCGTCCGTAAACACCGCCACCAGGACGGCCAGGCCCTCGGCCGGATGGCCGCCGCCATCTACCGCACCGCCCAACTCCGCCTGACCCGCGGCCACTTGGTCCGCCCCCGCCTCACCCAGTTCGACCGCGGCACCGAGGGCTTCGTCCCCCGCACCACGGACGTCGACACCGAGGAACGCCCCCCAATGGCCGAAATCCCGGAATACGCGAAGCGCCGGGCGGCGTGA
- the thrC gene encoding threonine synthase: protein MAVQVTENTPTVALGPAAALSCRECGQRFPLGPIFACQECFGPLEVAYDLPSGDPESLRKQIEAGPDNIWRYAPLLPVPTDVADKPNLNPGFTKLVKADRLAAELGVTGGLYVKDDSGNPTHSFKDRVVAIAVEAARAFGFTTLSCSSTGNLAGAVGAAARRAGFESCVFIPHDLEAGKVVMAAVYGGDLVGIEGNYDDVNRFCSELIGDPLGEGWGFVNVNLRPYYGEGSKTLAYEICEQLGWRLPDQIVIPIASGSQLTKIDKGLKELIALGLVEDKPYKIFGAQAEGCSPVSTAFKAGHDVVRPQKPDTIAKSLAIGNPADGPYVLDIARRTGGAVEDVNDAQVVDAIKLLARTEGIFAETAGGVTVGVTKKLIEEGLLDPSLTTVVLNTGDGLKTLDAVAPTSGPTATIRPNLDAFRAAGLAR from the coding sequence ATGGCTGTGCAAGTCACCGAAAACACCCCCACCGTCGCTCTGGGCCCCGCCGCAGCCCTGTCCTGCCGCGAGTGCGGACAGCGCTTCCCGCTCGGCCCGATCTTCGCGTGCCAGGAATGTTTCGGGCCGCTCGAAGTCGCCTACGACCTGCCGAGCGGCGACCCCGAGAGCCTTCGGAAGCAGATCGAGGCCGGTCCGGACAACATCTGGCGCTACGCCCCGCTGCTGCCCGTCCCCACCGACGTGGCCGACAAGCCCAACCTGAACCCCGGCTTCACCAAGCTCGTCAAGGCCGACCGACTCGCCGCCGAGCTGGGTGTCACCGGCGGGCTGTACGTCAAGGACGACTCCGGCAACCCGACGCACTCCTTCAAGGACCGCGTCGTGGCCATCGCCGTCGAGGCCGCCCGCGCCTTCGGCTTCACCACCCTGTCCTGCTCCTCCACCGGCAACCTCGCCGGTGCCGTCGGCGCCGCCGCCCGCCGCGCCGGTTTCGAGTCGTGTGTGTTCATCCCGCACGACCTGGAGGCCGGCAAGGTCGTGATGGCCGCGGTCTACGGCGGTGACCTGGTCGGCATCGAGGGCAACTACGACGACGTCAACCGCTTCTGCTCGGAGCTCATCGGCGACCCGCTCGGCGAGGGCTGGGGCTTCGTCAACGTCAATCTGCGGCCCTACTACGGCGAGGGTTCCAAGACGCTGGCGTACGAGATCTGCGAGCAGCTGGGCTGGCGGCTCCCGGACCAGATCGTCATCCCGATCGCGTCCGGCTCGCAGCTGACGAAGATCGACAAGGGGCTCAAGGAGCTGATCGCGCTCGGCCTCGTCGAGGACAAGCCGTACAAGATCTTCGGCGCCCAGGCGGAGGGCTGCTCGCCGGTGTCCACCGCCTTCAAGGCCGGGCACGACGTCGTACGCCCGCAGAAGCCGGACACCATCGCCAAGTCGCTGGCGATCGGGAACCCGGCCGACGGGCCGTATGTGCTCGACATCGCGCGCCGTACGGGCGGTGCCGTGGAGGATGTCAACGACGCCCAGGTCGTGGACGCGATCAAGCTGCTGGCCAGGACGGAAGGGATCTTCGCGGAGACCGCGGGTGGTGTGACCGTCGGCGTGACCAAGAAGCTGATCGAGGAGGGTCTGCTCGACCCGTCCCTGACCACCGTCGTCCTGAACACCGGTGACGGCCTCAAGACACTGGACGCGGTCGCCCCGACATCCGGGCCCACGGCCACGATCCGTCCGAACCTGGACGCGTTCCGCGCGGCCGGTCTGGCCCGCTGA
- a CDS encoding MoaD/ThiS family protein: MSVKVRIPTILRTYTGGQAEVPAEGATLSEVIADLEQNHQGIAARVLDDAGKLRRFVNVYVNDDDVRFEQGLETPTPDGAGISIIPAVAGGC; the protein is encoded by the coding sequence ATGAGCGTCAAGGTCCGCATCCCCACCATCCTCCGCACGTACACCGGTGGCCAGGCCGAGGTCCCCGCCGAGGGCGCGACCCTCTCCGAGGTGATCGCCGACCTGGAGCAGAACCACCAGGGCATCGCCGCCCGTGTGCTGGACGACGCCGGCAAGCTGCGCCGCTTCGTGAACGTCTACGTCAACGACGACGATGTCCGCTTCGAGCAGGGTCTGGAGACGCCCACCCCGGACGGTGCGGGCATCTCGATCATCCCGGCGGTGGCCGGCGGCTGCTGA